The stretch of DNA GAAAGAAGCCTCTTCTGAATCTATGGCATCCATACATACAGAAATTGCAGCAATTTCCGATTCGGTGTAAACTGCTGCAATCACTGAAAAGCCAGATTCCTCCAGCTCTTGTTTATTTTCTTGGAAACCCATTGAAGTCTAAGCAGAAAAAGAACTGCCACAACCACAAGTCGATTCTGCATTGGGGTTGTTGAACACAAAACCCCTGTTGTTCAATCCATTCACGTAGTCGACCTCCATCCCAATCAAATACATCGTATGTGTTTTGTTGAGAATAATCGGAATGCCATCCACTTCAAACTCCATGTCTCCGTCTTTCTTCAAGTCGAAGCCCAAAATATAACTCATGCCAGAACATCCTCCACCCTTCACGCCGACTCTTAATTGATGTGTATCAGGCACGTCTTTTTCGTATAGCAAGGTTTTCAGTTCATTAATTGCACCTTGTGTAAATTGAACAGGAGGCGTATCTAATAAAGTAGTTGGTCTTTCTTTTGTTAATTCACTCATGATACTGTGTTTTTTTATGTACTCTTCAACAATTCTACCACAAAAATAGTTCTTTTGAAGAACAGTTGCCAATTAAAAATTCACCTCTAATATTGAAATATCCAATATCAAAGCCCCAAATTCCTACCGATACTGCTTCAAAAAAACAATATACTCCTGCCAATCATTGTTGGATTCACTAAATTCAAAGGTTTCTTGAACAACCTTGTAGTTGTCAATATCTTGGACATAGTGGTAGCCAAATTTTGCCAAGTCCAGTTTGCTTTTTTCAAATTCAAATAAGGTCATCAACTCCTTCAATTGTTTAAATTGCAGACATTTTCCACTAATCAGCTGTTTGGCAGCCTGCAATTTTCGGTTTTCAAACTCCTCTTTTACCAACGACGATTTAAGGTTCACAATTTCCGCATCCTTCAATGGCGTAGTACACAGAGGCGTAGGAGAAAGGTCGGGAACACTAAAAAACGTCAGGCGACCCGACTTAGGAGCAGCAGGTACACTCGCTGTGGAAGCATCCGAGACAGTTTTATAAGCAATCTCTACAATGCCTTTGGGGTTCGTTGTGATAGGCGATTCCTTGTCGTAAAACACTCCATAATTGTCAAATTTATTTTTGGCAATATGGTAGGTGTAAATTGTATTTTCGTGTAAATAAATATTTTGCAGTATTTTTTCGGCGTTTCCGTTATCCGATAATATCAATTGAAGTCGGCAAACAGGCGTAGGAATGTCTGTGACGATTACCGCTTTGGCGTTTTTTGCACTTTGTTGAACATCGTTGAGCCATACCTCAAAAGGTGGACGGTTCTCGCCAGCATCCTCTGGAAAGGTAAAATGGATGCTCGCCGTTTGTCCAAAAGTCACTTGACTGAATGAAAGCAAAAACAGCAAGGCTGTTGGGATGTTAATAAGATACTTTTTCATTTTTGACAATTATTTTAAAAAAGAAAACGAACATGGTTAGAGTTCGCAAATTTGGGTCTATCATATTGGTTTGGGTGAGTATGTGCTGTTTGTTTGAGCAGGCGAAAGCCCAAAATGTGCCTATCTTCTTAGATGGCAGATTTGACGATTGGTTCAATATCTCCTCAGAATATACCGATCCGATTGGAGATACGAATGGTGCATTTGGCTTGGACTTATTGAATTTCTCGATGACCAACAACAAGGACTACCTATTCATTCGACTTCAATTGAATCAAAACATCAAGTTGATAGAAAACAACGACTTATTTCTATACCTCGATACCGATGACAATTCACAAACAGGCAAAACTATTAACGGAATTGGAGCAGAAATTGGTATTGACTTTGGCAACAGGCTGCTCTATATGTATCCTGCCAACAGCCTTTTTACCTACAATTTTGACCGCATCGACTTTCGCAGTTTGCCGACAGTCAGTGGATTCCAACACGAAATCGCCCTTAGTCGTCATGCTTTGATGCCCAATAATAGTACGCTTGTCTTCTCAAATAGTTCTATCAAAGCACTTTTTAAAGACGAAAGCACCTTCAATGGAGATGCTATGCCCAACAATGGCAGCGTGTTCACTTATTCTTTTGAAGAAAACACCCCCGAAGCGAACTCAAACATTAACATAGAAAGGACGCAGGAAAATCACCTCCGATTGATGACCTACAATACACTGCAAAATGGATTAACAGACGGCAGTAGAGCAGGAGCTTTTCGGCGAACTATACAGGCCGTTCAGCCCGACATTATCACCTTCAATGAGTGCTGGGATGTCACCGCTACTTATGCCAAAAACTTCATGGACAATATCTTGAGTTTACCGAATGGATCAGGCTGGCATACCGTAAAATTGGACGATGGCAATATTACCGCAAGTCGCTATCCGATTCTGAAAAGTTGGGAAATATTGGATGGCAATCGACTCACTGCTTCGCTCATTCAATTGCCACGAACCATTTTTCCGAAAGATGTGCTGGTTGTCAATGCTCACTTCAAATGTTGTGGAGATGGTGATGCAAGGCGACAAGTGGAAGCGGATGCTTTTGCGGCATTTATTGCAGATGCCAAAACGGTTGGTGGTAGGATAGATTTACCCGAAAACACGCCTTTCGTCTTGGCAGGAGACCTCAATTTGGTCGGTTCTTCACAGCCTTTGACCACTTTATTGACGGGCGACATTGTCAACAATTTTGTTTTTGGTGAAGATGCTACCTTGGATTGGGATGACAGTGATTTGGAAGACGTTATTTCTCCTCAAACGGGTGATTACATGGCCTTTACATGGTTGGGGGAAGACAGCAGTTTTCCCGCAGGTCGTTTGGATTTTATGATTCACTCCAACAGTGTGATGGAGGTAAAAAAGGCTTACACACTCAACACAACCTTGATGCCGCTTCAAGATTTGGACTACTATAATCTCAATGCCAATGATACCAAAACTGCTTCCGACCATTTACCCAAAATAACCGACTTTGAAATGACAATGACTACTGATATTGCTTCAAAAATAACGCCTCTGCAATTGACCATTCAACCCAATCCTTTTGAAGATGTGCTGCAAATACATTACCAAATCGAAGGCACAAAAAACCTTCAATGGCAACTCTTCAATACTACTGGGCAAACGGTTTGGCAAACGACAACGAATGATTCGACAGGTGATTTGAAACTATCTGAGGTGATGACCGTTTCAGGAGTGTATTTATTGAAGGTGAATAACTTAGAAGGGAATGGACATCAGGTTTGGAGGTTGTTGAAGATGTGATACGAAATATGATAAGCAAGAATTTTATCATTACCACAAAAACAAACACATAACTTACACTTCGAAGATTCATCTGCGAAATCTGTCTAAATTCTAAAATTTGTAATTTAATGTCAACCATACAATTTTCTCACGCCAACGGTTTTCCTGCAAAAAGTTACCAACATTTTTTTGAGTGCTTTGATAGTGATTATCAGTTCAGTTATGTCAATATGTTCGGACATGGAGCCTACAAAGCAGGCCGAAATTGGCAGCAATTGACCCAAGAATTGATTGCAGACATTGAAGCCAAACACCAAGAACCTGTCATTGGAGCAGGACACTCACTGGGTGGAGTCCTCACACTTTTCGCAAGCATTCAACGCCCCGAGTTGTTTGAAATAGTGCTGATACTCGACCCTCCGCTTTTCAGTCCTTGGGTGCGTGTAGGAATAGGCATTTATTACTATTTGGGCTTGTCGAAATACTTCGTGCCGATTGCTAAAAAAGCCAAGAATCGACGTACGCACTTCGATAGTAGGGAACAGGTGTATGAATCTTTTAGAAAAAAATCACTGTTCAAAAACTTTGACGAACAATGTTTTAAGGATTATATTCAACACGGCTTTAAAGATTCAGCGGATGGGAATGGAATAGAATTGGCTTTTTCAAGAGAAGTGGAATACAACAATTTTTGCAGCACGCCCTATTACCTATCGAATACAAAATTGCAGCGACCTACCTATTTTATCCATGCGACCAAACACGGCGTATTGCGACCAAAGGATTTGCAGTATTTGAAACAGACGTTTTCGCCCCCAGCTACTTTTATCCCTTTTGAAGGAGGACATTTGTTCCCTTTAGAAGCACCTGAAAAAACTGCACAATTGCTGCAAAGTATTATTAGCTCCCAATAAAAAAGAAGAAATGACGATAGATAGTATAATAGAAAATCTGTATAAATTATTCAACAAATATCAATTGAATGGAAAGATAGAAAAATGTCCTTGTGGATGTATTTCCGAAGAAGAAGAACGAAAATCTACTCAAAAACTCTTCGAGAATTGAGGGTTGATGATATTGGTTTTTATAGCAATAAGGCAACTCTAATAGGTACTATTTAATCTGAAATCGTTAAGCTTCTTCAAACAAATCTTCTGTCACTACCAATACAAAAAAAACTTATTCTACTTTACCCTGTATTTATTTTTATTTGATAACCAAAGTATTTTGCATAATAATTTATTTATTGCTTGCGAAATTTCTGTGAAAATAACACTTTTGGCGAGCAATAGGGATTTATTGGTGGCGAAATGTGTGTAAAAATGATGGTTATAGCGGGGAATAAGAATTTCAAAGATTCCTGTTTACTAACAGTATTTTTCATTCTTATTCACTACTTACTTCACCTACAAACTATCTTTCACTCACTCACTCACTCACTTTTTCCTCTTCTCATATTTCATCCAATACCTTTCCTCCGCTTCCATACTTTGTCCAAAACTATCAATTAAAAACTTCATTATTCCCTTCTCGCTTTTATAAAATTGTAGTCGTTTCTTAGCAAACATTTTTTTGGGAAGCATGTAGGCTATTTCATCATTTATTTTTGGTGAGACAAACCCATACTTATAGCTTTGATTGTTTTTTCGCATTTCCCAACGAATATTTCCTTCTACTAAAGTACTTTGACTCAGTTGGTAATCCTCGTCTTTGTATCGAAACCCTATAGA from Chitinophagales bacterium encodes:
- a CDS encoding alpha/beta hydrolase, whose protein sequence is MSTIQFSHANGFPAKSYQHFFECFDSDYQFSYVNMFGHGAYKAGRNWQQLTQELIADIEAKHQEPVIGAGHSLGGVLTLFASIQRPELFEIVLILDPPLFSPWVRVGIGIYYYLGLSKYFVPIAKKAKNRRTHFDSREQVYESFRKKSLFKNFDEQCFKDYIQHGFKDSADGNGIELAFSREVEYNNFCSTPYYLSNTKLQRPTYFIHATKHGVLRPKDLQYLKQTFSPPATFIPFEGGHLFPLEAPEKTAQLLQSIISSQ
- a CDS encoding DUF4476 domain-containing protein is translated as MKKYLINIPTALLFLLSFSQVTFGQTASIHFTFPEDAGENRPPFEVWLNDVQQSAKNAKAVIVTDIPTPVCRLQLILSDNGNAEKILQNIYLHENTIYTYHIAKNKFDNYGVFYDKESPITTNPKGIVEIAYKTVSDASTASVPAAPKSGRLTFFSVPDLSPTPLCTTPLKDAEIVNLKSSLVKEEFENRKLQAAKQLISGKCLQFKQLKELMTLFEFEKSKLDLAKFGYHYVQDIDNYKVVQETFEFSESNNDWQEYIVFLKQYR
- a CDS encoding T9SS type A sorting domain-containing protein; this translates as MVRVRKFGSIILVWVSMCCLFEQAKAQNVPIFLDGRFDDWFNISSEYTDPIGDTNGAFGLDLLNFSMTNNKDYLFIRLQLNQNIKLIENNDLFLYLDTDDNSQTGKTINGIGAEIGIDFGNRLLYMYPANSLFTYNFDRIDFRSLPTVSGFQHEIALSRHALMPNNSTLVFSNSSIKALFKDESTFNGDAMPNNGSVFTYSFEENTPEANSNINIERTQENHLRLMTYNTLQNGLTDGSRAGAFRRTIQAVQPDIITFNECWDVTATYAKNFMDNILSLPNGSGWHTVKLDDGNITASRYPILKSWEILDGNRLTASLIQLPRTIFPKDVLVVNAHFKCCGDGDARRQVEADAFAAFIADAKTVGGRIDLPENTPFVLAGDLNLVGSSQPLTTLLTGDIVNNFVFGEDATLDWDDSDLEDVISPQTGDYMAFTWLGEDSSFPAGRLDFMIHSNSVMEVKKAYTLNTTLMPLQDLDYYNLNANDTKTASDHLPKITDFEMTMTTDIASKITPLQLTIQPNPFEDVLQIHYQIEGTKNLQWQLFNTTGQTVWQTTTNDSTGDLKLSEVMTVSGVYLLKVNNLEGNGHQVWRLLKM
- a CDS encoding iron-sulfur cluster assembly accessory protein produces the protein MSELTKERPTTLLDTPPVQFTQGAINELKTLLYEKDVPDTHQLRVGVKGGGCSGMSYILGFDLKKDGDMEFEVDGIPIILNKTHTMYLIGMEVDYVNGLNNRGFVFNNPNAESTCGCGSSFSA